In Methanosarcina barkeri MS, a single window of DNA contains:
- the pyrB gene encoding aspartate carbamoyltransferase has translation MSFKNRNVISMKDFSRKEIDHVLDTAEKLEPVARGEERSRLLDGKIIALLFFEPSTRTRLSFESATQRLGGQVLNLGSVEASSVMKGENLADTIRVISKYADLIVLRHPLDGSARMAAEFAGVPIINGGDGSLHHPTQTFLDLYTIRRESHLEGLKIAMAGDLKYGRTVHSLCHALSLYGAEITLVSPPELRMPQEIIRDLQKNNIRIRENDSLEEIIDDVEVLYMTRVQRERFPDPEEYEKVKNRLKVTGDLLKNADSSLKILHPLPRVNEISPEVDSTPYACYFKQAFYGVPTRMALLALATGVIE, from the coding sequence ATGTCATTTAAGAACAGAAACGTCATCTCTATGAAGGACTTTTCGCGGAAAGAAATCGATCACGTTCTGGATACGGCAGAAAAGCTTGAGCCTGTAGCCAGAGGCGAAGAAAGGTCCCGGTTGCTGGATGGAAAAATAATAGCTCTTCTTTTTTTTGAACCAAGCACAAGGACAAGGCTGTCTTTTGAATCTGCCACGCAGAGACTTGGAGGGCAGGTTCTCAACCTGGGTTCTGTGGAAGCAAGTTCGGTAATGAAAGGAGAAAATCTTGCCGATACTATTCGCGTAATCAGCAAATATGCAGATCTTATAGTGTTGCGTCATCCTCTTGACGGGTCAGCACGAATGGCTGCGGAATTTGCAGGTGTTCCTATAATCAATGGTGGAGACGGCTCTTTACACCACCCTACACAAACTTTCCTTGACCTCTATACCATTCGCAGGGAAAGCCATCTAGAAGGTCTGAAGATCGCTATGGCAGGAGACCTGAAGTATGGAAGAACAGTTCATTCCCTATGTCATGCCCTATCTCTTTACGGAGCTGAAATAACTTTAGTCTCGCCTCCTGAACTCAGGATGCCCCAGGAAATTATCAGGGATCTTCAAAAGAATAATATTCGAATTAGAGAAAACGATTCTCTTGAGGAAATAATTGACGATGTTGAGGTCCTTTATATGACAAGGGTTCAAAGAGAACGTTTTCCTGATCCTGAAGAGTATGAGAAGGTCAAAAACAGGTTGAAGGTTACAGGTGACCTGTTGAAAAACGCAGACTCTAGCCTTAAGATTCTTCATCCTCTCCCACGGGTCAACGAAATCTCTCCTGAAGTAGATTCAACACCGTATGCATGTTATTTCAAGCAGGCTTTTTATGGGGTCCCTACACGAATGGCACTTCTCGCTCTTGCCACGGGAGTGATTGAATGA
- the pyrI gene encoding aspartate carbamoyltransferase regulatory subunit: MKEKRDLKIQAIENGTVIDHIKAGQALNVLRILGISSAFRATISFVMNAPGAAGIKDVVKIEGKELSVEELNRIALISPKATINIIRDFEVVQKNKVVLPSYVEGVVRCINPNCISNSSEPIKSKFSVVQSEEDGVTLRCLYCEHVISENIAENLL; the protein is encoded by the coding sequence ATGAAGGAAAAAAGAGACCTGAAGATTCAGGCAATTGAAAATGGAACAGTGATCGACCATATAAAGGCTGGGCAGGCCTTGAATGTTCTGCGTATACTTGGAATTTCCAGTGCTTTTCGAGCTACTATCAGCTTCGTTATGAATGCACCCGGTGCAGCAGGCATAAAAGACGTTGTGAAGATTGAAGGTAAGGAACTCAGCGTCGAAGAGCTTAACAGGATTGCTCTTATATCTCCGAAGGCCACTATCAATATTATTAGGGATTTTGAAGTAGTTCAGAAAAATAAGGTTGTACTTCCTTCTTATGTTGAAGGTGTTGTACGCTGTATCAATCCAAACTGTATTTCTAATAGCAGTGAACCTATAAAATCCAAATTTTCCGTGGTCCAGTCCGAAGAAGACGGGGTAACTCTACGCTGTCTTTACTGCGAGCATGTAATTTCAGAAAATATAGCCGAAAATTTGCTGTAA
- a CDS encoding DUF5788 family protein has translation MIKRDNDTEEADEEYIGYEERNKLLWSLRSDFAWAGKKIPKSVEIDEREYKLRDMIRELSEKESLDTDKAAEIRALIPKLNEKSKVDEELLETEELTKVEAEALYEEATGLLRASMELKDKLEGKGGEKSVDEFKRMLNTQKIADEKRFQNLIKSLK, from the coding sequence ATGATAAAAAGAGATAATGATACGGAAGAGGCAGATGAAGAATATATTGGGTATGAAGAGCGGAATAAGCTACTCTGGAGTCTCAGGAGTGATTTTGCCTGGGCAGGAAAGAAAATCCCTAAAAGCGTGGAGATTGATGAGCGCGAGTACAAGCTCAGGGACATGATCCGAGAGCTGAGCGAGAAAGAATCACTGGATACAGATAAAGCTGCCGAAATCAGAGCTCTTATCCCAAAATTGAATGAAAAATCAAAAGTAGACGAAGAACTGCTAGAGACCGAAGAGCTTACAAAAGTAGAGGCTGAAGCCCTCTATGAAGAAGCAACTGGGCTTCTGCGTGCTTCAATGGAATTAAAAGACAAACTTGAGGGGAAAGGTGGGGAAAAAAGCGTCGATGAGTTTAAGCGTATGCTCAATACCCAGAAAATAGCGGACGAAAAGCGCTTTCAGAATCTTATTAAAAGTTTAAAGTAA
- a CDS encoding DUF5788 family protein, translating to MEKNLGISEKNASGNYITDEERKQLLSALHSRLFWVGQRIPDHVEVEGETYPLHNYVWELVQKEELSESEKSRIDKCIEMLSAKEMKDEKELEEESLTSEESRNLYHETAGLLRAITNLKEIESGIFKQNTKRFQEQFANQRVRDAKLWLEFINKVSK from the coding sequence ATGGAAAAGAACCTTGGAATATCCGAAAAGAATGCTTCTGGAAATTATATTACGGATGAGGAACGCAAGCAGTTGCTTTCGGCTCTGCATTCTCGCCTTTTCTGGGTAGGTCAGCGTATCCCGGATCATGTTGAGGTTGAGGGAGAAACTTATCCTCTACACAACTATGTATGGGAACTGGTTCAAAAAGAAGAACTCAGTGAATCTGAGAAATCCAGGATAGATAAATGCATTGAAATGCTTTCAGCAAAAGAAATGAAAGATGAAAAAGAACTTGAAGAGGAGTCCCTTACTTCGGAAGAATCAAGAAATCTCTATCATGAGACTGCAGGCTTATTGCGTGCAATCACAAATTTGAAGGAGATAGAGAGCGGAATCTTCAAGCAAAATACGAAACGCTTTCAGGAACAGTTCGCTAATCAGAGGGTTAGAGACGCAAAGCTCTGGCTTGAATTCATTAATAAAGTGTCGAAGTAA
- the hxlA gene encoding 3-hexulose-6-phosphate synthase, producing MVPIIQVALDLLELDRAVEIAKEAIAGGADWIEIGTPLIKSEGMDAIRTMRKAFPDRTILADMKTVDTGAIEVEMAAKAGADVVIVLGSADDSTLLDALRSSHKYGVRLMADLISAPDPVKRVIELEALGVDYVNVHIGIDQQMMGRNPIALLREISQRVNVQLAVAGGLDANSAVQAVKAGAKVVIVGGNITHSDNVTEAARKIRQSVDSPDAVEICSVSTVDQEIREILTEVSTSNISDAMHRKGAMKGIHPLVRGKMVGTAVTVQTFPGDWAKPVEAIDIAKEGDVIVIYNENKDVACWGGLATWSALNKGIAGLVIEGAVRDIDEVETLGLPIYTSNTVPNAGDPKGFGEINAEITCGGQTVKPGDYIVGDESGVVVIPSERAYELARRAKEVYKTEKRLFDEIKRGGTLSEIMNLKKWEKR from the coding sequence ATAGTTCCCATAATTCAGGTTGCACTTGATCTTCTGGAATTGGATCGTGCGGTAGAGATTGCAAAAGAGGCAATAGCAGGAGGTGCGGACTGGATTGAAATTGGAACCCCTCTAATCAAAAGTGAGGGGATGGACGCAATCCGCACCATGAGGAAAGCTTTTCCAGACCGGACGATTCTGGCAGACATGAAAACTGTAGATACAGGCGCTATAGAAGTTGAGATGGCAGCAAAAGCCGGGGCTGATGTCGTTATTGTGCTAGGGAGTGCAGATGATTCTACATTACTTGACGCACTCCGTTCATCCCACAAATACGGCGTCAGGTTAATGGCAGACCTCATTTCGGCTCCGGATCCTGTAAAAAGAGTCATTGAACTTGAGGCTCTGGGCGTGGACTATGTTAATGTACACATAGGCATAGACCAGCAGATGATGGGAAGAAACCCCATAGCACTTCTCAGGGAAATTTCACAGAGAGTCAACGTACAGCTTGCAGTCGCTGGAGGGCTTGATGCAAATAGTGCAGTGCAAGCTGTCAAGGCCGGAGCAAAGGTTGTAATTGTCGGAGGGAATATCACCCATTCTGACAACGTAACCGAAGCTGCAAGAAAAATTCGGCAGAGTGTTGACTCCCCAGACGCTGTAGAAATCTGCAGTGTCAGCACCGTAGACCAGGAAATCAGAGAAATTCTTACGGAAGTCTCCACTTCAAATATTTCTGATGCCATGCACCGGAAAGGTGCAATGAAAGGCATTCATCCTCTGGTAAGAGGAAAAATGGTAGGAACCGCAGTTACCGTGCAGACTTTTCCCGGAGACTGGGCAAAACCCGTGGAAGCAATTGACATTGCAAAAGAAGGGGACGTAATCGTTATTTACAACGAAAATAAAGATGTTGCCTGCTGGGGAGGGCTTGCGACCTGGAGCGCCTTGAACAAGGGAATTGCAGGCTTGGTAATAGAAGGTGCTGTCAGGGATATTGACGAAGTCGAAACATTGGGACTTCCGATTTATACAAGCAATACAGTACCTAACGCCGGAGATCCTAAAGGTTTTGGAGAAATCAATGCTGAAATTACCTGTGGTGGCCAGACCGTGAAGCCAGGAGATTATATAGTGGGCGATGAAAGTGGTGTTGTGGTAATTCCATCAGAGAGGGCATACGAGCTGGCAAGAAGAGCAAAAGAAGTTTATAAAACAGAAAAAAGACTCTTTGATGAAATCAAAAGAGGCGGGACGCTGTCTGAGATTATGAACCTGAAAAAATGGGAAAAACGTTGA